CTCGGGCCGCGATCGTCGAAACTTCTGTCATGGAAGGCCAATAAACTCGGTCACCGCGCGGGTGTCAACCGCGCCGGCCCGGTCGTCGAACCCGGCGCCGACCACGCATTTGTCAACGATACTGGCCCGTGCTACTACGCGACCGGTACCTGGATCACCGTCAGCCGATCGATCACTGAGACCAACGTCCGGTCGTGCAAGTGCAGTCCGATGTGGTTCCGCCCACCGACCGCTCAGCGACCGCGAATCGCGTTGTATATTCGCCGCGCCCACGGGAACCGGTCACCGGCCAACCATCGACCGAGCCGGCCCCAGCATCACCGGTAGCGTCGACCACCCCCGCAGTACCCGGGTTTCGCGCCTGCTTCCGGCGCCCGCGGACCGCACATCGGGGAAACGGTCGAAGAAGGTGCGCAACCCGACCTCGCCCTCGGCGCGCGCCAGGGCGGCCCCCAGGCAGAAGTGGCGGCCCGTCGAGAACGCGAGATGCTTTCCGGCATTGGGGCGTTCGACATCGAAACGGTGCGGATCGGGAAATACCGACGGATCGCGGTTGGCGGCGGCCAGGTAGATCACCACCAACTCGCCGCGCTTGATCGACTCGCCCGCCACCTCGACATCCTTGCGGGCCACCCGTCCGGCGAGCTGGACGGGCGAATCCAGCCGCAGGATTTCTTCCACCGCGTTGGGCCAAAGCTCCGGGCGCTGCCTCAGGGTGTCCAGCTGCGCGGGCACATCCAACAACATGCGAATTCCGTTGCCCAACAAGTTTACTGTGGTTTCGAAGCCAGCGACCAACACGAGCCCGGCGATGGCCTGGAGTTCGGTCTCGTCGAGACGTGTTTCGGGACTACCGCTTTCAGCCGTCCGGATCAACTGACTCATCAGGTCGTCACCGGGGGCGCGCCGCAGCTGCTGCAAATGCCCCACCAGCCAAGAGTTGAATCCGCTGATACCCAGCTGCACGCGCTGGTACTGCCGATAAGGCACCCCGATATCCAAACTCGGTGCGCCCAGTTCACCGAACTCCAGGACGCGCCGACGGTCGTGGTCCGGCACCCCCAAGATGTCGCTGATGACGGTGATCGGCAATTGCGAGCAATACGGCCCGACGACGTCGACGACGCCGGGTTGCTCGGCGAGCCGGTCCAAGAGGCCGATCGCGGTCCGCTCGACCCGATCGCGTAGCGCGGCGACCGCGCGCGAGGTGAACACGGCCGATACGGTCTTGCGATAGCGCGTGTGATCGGGCGGTTCGACGGCCAGCAACGACGGTGGTCGCAGCGGGTGTAGCAGATTGTCGCGGGTGCGCCGCTCCAGCCAGCGCAAGAGCGTCGGCAGGTTATCGCCGAGCGAGACGGCCTGGAAATCGTCCGACCGCAGCAGCTCGTGGGCTAGCCGATAGTCGGCGGTCACACAGTTGGCGCGGTTT
This is a stretch of genomic DNA from Mycobacterium lacus. It encodes these proteins:
- a CDS encoding cytochrome P450, encoding MKDRLHWFALHGVIRGMAAVGARRGDLQARLIADPAVAADPVPFYDEVRHHGRLVRNRANCVTADYRLAHELLRSDDFQAVSLGDNLPTLLRWLERRTRDNLLHPLRPPSLLAVEPPDHTRYRKTVSAVFTSRAVAALRDRVERTAIGLLDRLAEQPGVVDVVGPYCSQLPITVISDILGVPDHDRRRVLEFGELGAPSLDIGVPYRQYQRVQLGISGFNSWLVGHLQQLRRAPGDDLMSQLIRTAESGSPETRLDETELQAIAGLVLVAGFETTVNLLGNGIRMLLDVPAQLDTLRQRPELWPNAVEEILRLDSPVQLAGRVARKDVEVAGESIKRGELVVIYLAAANRDPSVFPDPHRFDVERPNAGKHLAFSTGRHFCLGAALARAEGEVGLRTFFDRFPDVRSAGAGSRRETRVLRGWSTLPVMLGPARSMVGR